ATTTTATTAGTTGCCGCTTCAGCGCCATTTAACAAAGATTCGATTTGCTGGCGAATTTGTTCTGTTGATTCTTGCGTTCGCCCAGCTAGCGATCTCACTTCATCTGCAACAACAGCAAACCCTCTTCCCTGCTCACCCGCTCTTGCAGCTTCAATCGCAGCGTTAAGCGCTAAAAGGTTAGTTTGCTCTGCGATGCCTTGAATCACATTTAACACATTCGAAATTTGCTCAGCTTCATCGTTTAAAGCATTAACAACTTCACTGGTTGTGCCTAACTCTGCGGTTAAATTCTGCATCATATCTCGGCTTAATTCGGCATTTTGCGCACTTTTAACCGATACATCATGTGCTTTTTCGACCGCACTCGATGTTTGCTGAGCCATTGAAGACACTTCTTGAATAGTCGCTGTCATTTCATTGACGGCAACAGACACGCTGTCTGTCGCTTGCAGTTGACTCTCTGACAACTGTAACGATTGCCCCATCGCTTCCGCTACGTAACCTGTAGTCATATTCATCGCATCGGCCTGGCCTTTAACACCTGTTAGCGTGTTGTTAAAGCTAGCAATTAAGTCATTAAAGGCTTTAGCTAATTCACTTAGTTCATCTTGACCTTCAACTTTCAATTGAGTTGTCATATCTTTGCTACGAGCTAATTCAGAAAACTGCGAAACCATAGCCTTTAGTGGCTTAGATACGCTAAAAATAATCGCCCAAGACACCAATATAATGGCAAGAATTAAAATAATGAGTAAGGCTGTCGTTTCATATACTGCATTATTAGCTTGCTCAACAGCTTGATTTTTAAGTGTTTCAATTTCTTGCAACATCATGGTTATTATTTGACTGTAAGCATTTGCTATCGCTTCAGAGTTGGTTTTCCACTGCTGTGCATCTAGTGGCCACTTTTTACCAATTAAATTAAGCTTAGTTGCCTCCCTCACCCTACGATATTCAGCAAAGGCCATTTCATGCGCGGGTAACTTCTTTAATGTTTTGTCATAGTAAGCCAACACATTGCTTGGGGCATTTTGTCTAAACAAAACCTCTGTTCTAACCAGTTGCGCATCTAGCTCAGCGATAGTGCCATACAAATGAACAAACATGGTTCCGGTTATTGCTGTGTCAATCGCGCTATTAATCGCTATAGCCACGTCGCTCGAATACATTAAACTACCATAGGCATTAGCTAACTTGCCTAATTGTTCATCTTTGGTACTAACCGATAATGCAATATTCAAAGAGTTGTTAAGCAGCTTTATAATTCTATTAAATTCAGCCAACACCCATATAGGGCGACCAAATTTCTTCGATAATTCTGCATTTTCACTTTTATGCCGCTTGGCTGCTACTTGTCTAACAAGTTCAAATTGGCTTAAAGAAAAAAGAACTGCCTCAACCTGTTGGCCAAATTTAGGTAATTGCTTAAGTTGTGTTTTGTTGGCGTTGATATAACGGGTAAATCGTTGTTGAATGGCTAACGCTTGTTGCGTCGCATTCTCAGCATCCTGTTTATACTCTTGACCAACCGGATGATCAGGGCGACCTGGGCCTAAATATAACCTAACTAAATTACGCTCATCTTGAAACGCGACAATCATTGGCGAAACTTCATTAACAAAATCTAACGCGGTTTCGACATCTTGCATATTGCTTTGCACTTGCTTAGCTTTAGATAATCGCTCAATAGATAAGTAAGTAACTGCAATAAGAGGGAGAAGTACAAGCAAGATGATGCGAGTCTGAATTTTTATATGACTTAAAAATTTCATATCTTTAATACAACCATATTTACGCCAGTCCCAGCGGCCTTTGTTAAATATCCGTTAATATCGTAATTATATATTAAAAAGTGTAAATGTAAATCAAGTGGGATTCATTAAATTTATATTTGATTTTCAGGTTATCAGGAAAACATTAGACAAGAAGGTGAAGGTATTTACCAAAACTTTTCTACTTAAATACCAAACTGATGATATTTTAAAAATATCGAAAACTGGGAAAACTGGCGCAAAAAAGACCAAAATGCGATTTAGGCAGGAACAGCTATACCAAACGTAATTTACATAACTCAGGTATGCGAATTACGCTTGATACAGCTGACATCAATATAAAAACAGCTCTATTCTTGAAGGAGCATTGTTATTGCCTTGCTGATTGCTCAAGTGACAAGTCAATTGCATCATGACGATTCACGTCGTTACCATCATTATTTAATGTTCTAAATAAGATAACTCTGGCGATCCCATGGTGTTTACTGCGACCTGCAATCTCAATTAAATATTCACCAGCATGATCAAAATCAGCATGGATCGCATGCGCATCATTATCACTAGTCCAACCTGCCCATTTCCACTGTGTAACATCACCTGAACGATAAACTTTAAACCAACCATTTTTACTCGAACCATGC
This genomic window from Saccharobesus litoralis contains:
- a CDS encoding methyl-accepting chemotaxis protein, which encodes MKFLSHIKIQTRIILLVLLPLIAVTYLSIERLSKAKQVQSNMQDVETALDFVNEVSPMIVAFQDERNLVRLYLGPGRPDHPVGQEYKQDAENATQQALAIQQRFTRYINANKTQLKQLPKFGQQVEAVLFSLSQFELVRQVAAKRHKSENAELSKKFGRPIWVLAEFNRIIKLLNNSLNIALSVSTKDEQLGKLANAYGSLMYSSDVAIAINSAIDTAITGTMFVHLYGTIAELDAQLVRTEVLFRQNAPSNVLAYYDKTLKKLPAHEMAFAEYRRVREATKLNLIGKKWPLDAQQWKTNSEAIANAYSQIITMMLQEIETLKNQAVEQANNAVYETTALLIILILAIILVSWAIIFSVSKPLKAMVSQFSELARSKDMTTQLKVEGQDELSELAKAFNDLIASFNNTLTGVKGQADAMNMTTGYVAEAMGQSLQLSESQLQATDSVSVAVNEMTATIQEVSSMAQQTSSAVEKAHDVSVKSAQNAELSRDMMQNLTAELGTTSEVVNALNDEAEQISNVLNVIQGIAEQTNLLALNAAIEAARAGEQGRGFAVVADEVRSLAGRTQESTEQIRQQIESLLNGAEAATNKMRSLQEEGNKAVAVVIESSAAFEVMKSELDSIMQMAVQIATAAEEQTCVSNEINERILAIRDDSEKVASHANSTVKSTESLSSNGSQLEIYINEFQVVARVA